The Geomonas ferrireducens DNA segment AAGAAGCTCCCGGCGGTTCTGAGCCCACGCGAGGTCGAGGCTCTTCTCGCCGCGCCCCTCGATACCGGCGCCATAGAACTGCGCGACAAGGCGATGCTGGAGCTTCTTTACGCGACCGGTCTCAGGGTTTCCGAGCTGGTGGGGCTTAAGGCGAGCGACGTCAACATCTCCGCCGGGTACCTGATGACGGTGGGGAAGGGTGACAAGGAGCGTCTGGTGCCGATGGGGGAGAGCGCGTGCCGGCATGTGCGCGAGTACCTCGGCCAGGCGCGCCAGGAGCTTTTAAAGGAGAAGAGCTCGCCGCTTCTTTTCATAAGCCGTCTGGGCGAGGGGATGACCCGGCAGGCTTTCTGGAACATCATCAAGAAGAGGGCGCTGCAGGCGGGGGTGAGAAGCGGGATCTCGCCGCACACCCTGCGCCACTCCTTCGCGACGCATCTTTTGGAGAACGGTGCCGATCTGAGGAGCGTTCAGATCATGCTCGGCCACGCCGACCTCTCGAGCACCCAGATCTACACCCACGTCACCCGGGAAAGGCTCAAGAGGCTGCACGAAAAGGTACACCCCAGAGGATAAACAAAAGACTCAACGCAAAGGCGCAAAGGCGCGGAGACGCAAAGAGGCCTCTGGTATTACGCCTTTTCCCGTTTCATCCTTTGCGGCTTGGCGTCTTTGCGTTAAAGAAGTGTTTCAGTTAACACCAATCACTTATAAGGATGGATGCTATGAAGTACGTGGTTTTGCTTGGCGACGGGATGTCGGATCACCCGGTCGGTGCACTGAATGGAAAAACGCCGCTGCAGGCGGCAAAGACCCCCAACATGGATTTCATGGCCAAGAGGGGAACACTCGGGCTCGCGCAGACCGTGCCTGAAGGTTACCCCCCCGGCTCCGACGTCGCGAACCTCGCCATGTTCGGCTACAACCCGGTTGACTGCTACACTGGCCGCTCCCCCCTCGAGGCGGCGAGCATGGGGGTATCTCTCGGGCCGGACGACGTCGCTTTCCGCCTGAACCTCGTGCACCTCGAGCCGCGCGGCGGCAAGCTGATCATGGAAGATTACTCGGCCGGGCACATCTCCACCGCTGACGGCCGCGAACTGGTGGAGGAGTTGCAGCGTCAGTTGGGCAGCGAGGAATTCTCCTTCCACGCCGGCGTAAGCTACCGCCACCTCATGGTATGGCACGGCGGCAAGACCCAGATCAAGATGACCCCGCCGCACGACATCTCGGGCCAGGACATCACAGGCTACATGCCTGCGGGAGAGGGGAGCGACCGCCTCATCTACCTGATGAACGCCGCGCAGATGGTCTTTCACAACCACCCGCAGTACAAGCGTCGCGCCGAGAAGGGTGAGACTCCGGCCAACTCGATCTGGCTCTGGGGACACGGCAAGGCGCCCGCCATGGACAAGTTCACCACCCGCTTCGGCCTTTCAGGCGCAGTGATCTCGGCGGTCGATCTCATAAAAGGGATCGGCGTCTACGCCGGCCTCGACATCATCAACGTCCCCGGCGCGACCGGCTACCTGGACACCAACTTCGACGGCAAGGCCCAGGCCGCGGTCGAGGCGCTCAAAGAGCGCGATTTCGTGTTCGTGCATGTCGAGGCGCCCGACGAGGCGTCGCACTCCGGCAAGCTCGAGGACAAGATCAAGGCGATCGAACTCTTCGACGAGAAGATCGTCGGCCCGGTCCTCGAAGGGGTGAAGCAGTACGGCGCGTACCGCATCCTCTGCGCCCCCGACCATCCCACGCCGGTTGCCCTCATGACCCACACCGGTGAGGCGGTTCCCTTCGTGATCTATGCCGGTGAGGAACAGGAAAAGGGGGACGTTGCCGGGTACGACGAGGTATCCGCCTCGGCTACCGGCATCAAGGTCGACCCCGGCTACAAACTGATGGAGATGCTGCTCGGCAAATGATTGTTTAATCCCTGCAATGAAACGCGCGGTCCCTGTGGGGGCGAATAACCATTCGCCCCTTACTCGCCGCGCTGCTCCGTTTGACAAAGATAAGTACATCTCCCTGCACCTTCACATTAAGCGTTGACAACCGCTTGACGTCGGGTTTTAATGGCGAGTCTATGACCGCCCCGACCTGCGGTCATGCCCCCGGGCGATATCACACTAAGCTTCAGGAGGAATTTGATGAATCCATTAGCCGCGGAGTTAAACGAGTCTCTGGCCCAGCACAGCCCCCACGTACTGGAAATGCTGTCCGATCTCGGCAAGAACCTCTTCTTCCCCAAGGGAATCCTTACCCAGTCGGCTGAAGCCAAGGATAAAGCCCACAAGTTCAACGCCACCATCGGCATCGCCACCGAGAACGGCGGCCCGATGTACCTTTCCTGCATCCAGGACAAGCTGACCTCCTTCGATCCGAAGGACATCTTCCCGTACGCTCCGCCGGCAGGCAAACCTGAGCTGCGTTCCCTCTGGCGCGAGAAGATGCTGCGCGAGAACCCGAGCCAGGTCGGCAAGCACTTCAGCAACCCGATCGTCACCAACGCGCTCACCCACGGCCTCTCCATCGTCGCCGACATGTTCGTCGACAAGGGTGACCACCTGATCCTTCCGGACATGCTCTGGGGCAACTACAACCTGACCTTTGGCACCTGCTCCGGCGCAATCGTCAAGAAGTACCCGACCTTCACCGCGGCGGGCGGCTACGACGTCGATGCCTTCAAGGCCGTCCTGAAGAACTCCGCCGAGGAGAAGGGGAAGGTGATCGTGCTCCTTAACTTCCCGAACAACCCGAGCGGTTACACCCCGACCGTCGCCGAAGGTGACGCCCTGGTCGCCGCCATCAAGGAAGTCGCCGAGGCCGGCTGCAACGTGGTCGCCATCACCGACGACGCCTACTTCGGTCTCTTCTACGAGGACAGCCTGAAGGAGTCGCTCTTCGGCAAGCTGGCCAACATCCACCCGCGCATCCTTGCCATTAAGCTTGACGGCGCCACCAAGGAAGAGTTCGTCTGGGGCTTCCGCACCGGTTTCGTCACCTTCGCCGACGGCAACGACTACGAGAACGCACCGGTCATGAACGCCCTCGAGAAGAAGGCGATGGGCATCATCCGTGCCCGCATCTCCAACTGTCCGCATCCGTCCCAGACCTTCGTCATCGAGGCGCTGCGTTCCCCGGACTTCCTCAAGCAGAAAGAGGAGAAGTTCGAGATCATGAAGGGGCGTGCGCTCAAAACCAAGGAAGTCCTCAACAGCGGCAAGTACGACAGCGCCTGGGATTACTACCCGTTCAACTCCGGCTACTTCATGTGTCTGAAGCTTAAGAACGTGGATTCCGAGAAGCTGCGCGTGC contains these protein-coding regions:
- a CDS encoding aminotransferase class I/II-fold pyridoxal phosphate-dependent enzyme, encoding MNPLAAELNESLAQHSPHVLEMLSDLGKNLFFPKGILTQSAEAKDKAHKFNATIGIATENGGPMYLSCIQDKLTSFDPKDIFPYAPPAGKPELRSLWREKMLRENPSQVGKHFSNPIVTNALTHGLSIVADMFVDKGDHLILPDMLWGNYNLTFGTCSGAIVKKYPTFTAAGGYDVDAFKAVLKNSAEEKGKVIVLLNFPNNPSGYTPTVAEGDALVAAIKEVAEAGCNVVAITDDAYFGLFYEDSLKESLFGKLANIHPRILAIKLDGATKEEFVWGFRTGFVTFADGNDYENAPVMNALEKKAMGIIRARISNCPHPSQTFVIEALRSPDFLKQKEEKFEIMKGRALKTKEVLNSGKYDSAWDYYPFNSGYFMCLKLKNVDSEKLRVHLLEKYGVGAISTTKTDLRIAFSCIAEEDIPELFDIIYKGAQDLA
- the xerD gene encoding site-specific tyrosine recombinase XerD translates to MDRYLDLFLHYLLVEKGAAANTVAAYSRDLTRYLSHLGNREPGDIRPSDVTGYLTRLKGEGIAPRSRARALSALRMLHRFLVREGYCETNPTAIIEAPKGVKKLPAVLSPREVEALLAAPLDTGAIELRDKAMLELLYATGLRVSELVGLKASDVNISAGYLMTVGKGDKERLVPMGESACRHVREYLGQARQELLKEKSSPLLFISRLGEGMTRQAFWNIIKKRALQAGVRSGISPHTLRHSFATHLLENGADLRSVQIMLGHADLSSTQIYTHVTRERLKRLHEKVHPRG
- a CDS encoding cofactor-independent phosphoglycerate mutase, coding for MKYVVLLGDGMSDHPVGALNGKTPLQAAKTPNMDFMAKRGTLGLAQTVPEGYPPGSDVANLAMFGYNPVDCYTGRSPLEAASMGVSLGPDDVAFRLNLVHLEPRGGKLIMEDYSAGHISTADGRELVEELQRQLGSEEFSFHAGVSYRHLMVWHGGKTQIKMTPPHDISGQDITGYMPAGEGSDRLIYLMNAAQMVFHNHPQYKRRAEKGETPANSIWLWGHGKAPAMDKFTTRFGLSGAVISAVDLIKGIGVYAGLDIINVPGATGYLDTNFDGKAQAAVEALKERDFVFVHVEAPDEASHSGKLEDKIKAIELFDEKIVGPVLEGVKQYGAYRILCAPDHPTPVALMTHTGEAVPFVIYAGEEQEKGDVAGYDEVSASATGIKVDPGYKLMEMLLGK